The Seriola aureovittata isolate HTS-2021-v1 ecotype China chromosome 16, ASM2101889v1, whole genome shotgun sequence genomic interval ACACCCACTCTGTATTTCTCACCAGCTGACTGTCAAAACCAACAGAGGCAGTAAAGTCTTCAAATGTTTCTACCGTCATACTTCGTACTCGTACCATCCCCTGGccccttttttcctttcctttccccttTCAGTTCTCTTCATACCACTCATCCCACTCTCTCATCTGGtctaaccatcatcatcatccttttttttttttctcatgctggTCTGACAGAAGCCGGGTCGTTCATTCAGGACAACCTGCCCAAATCTGCTGCCATGATCTTTAGTGCTCTGAACTTCAGCGCTCGTCGTAGAGTAATAAGTgggatagtttttttttttaaaaacacaataaacagaaaaaaaagattgagaTTGATAATTCCAGAACAATACACATCAACAGAGCAAGCACTCAATaaagtcaacaaaaacaacagaaaggtAACACAGAGAATCTTTACCACAATGTCCAAGAGCTTTGGAGGTTGAAGTCTCAGTTCATATTTCCAGGCAGGCAGGCCTTCTTGTGGTTTTCCTACATTTCCTTACAATCTCTTTTTTCTGTTCCTGGAGCTGAGTCCAGTCCAGACACAGCCCCTCCACTGCTCAGCTAAATGGTAGAGCGTTGAAAATAATGAATAGGTATGATAAAGATGGGTGAATTTCCTTTGAATTGATAagtgggagggaaagagaaTTACTAATATATTGTTTCATCAGTTCTTACTGCTTTACTAAATTTTGTGCATCCCACAGGTAAGATTTTGCTGTTTAATACAGGGCTGTAGCACAACTCATCTGTTCATACCTATCCAAAATCTTCAATGATGCAGGAGTTTCTAGTAAGATGAAGGGCTGTGCTCTCCTCTCATATTCATCTGAATCGTCCCATCACTCCTGAATGTCTCTGCCCTCCGTCAGTGTCCTTCTTTCCTCATCTCTTGCTCTTACACTTTTTGCTGCATCTCTATCTGTTGGCCCTGTCTGGTCTGACTTTGGCCTTTCCCATTCATCTCGTACACTGAGCTCTTCTGCTGCTGCCGTCGGTAACACCACACCCCAATGATGATCGCCGCAGCAACCACACACACCGCCACGATTATGGCAGCTACCGTGGGGCCGTGGCCGGAGGAGCTCGGAGGACGTGGAGGGCAGTCATCACCTGTACAGATCGTCTCCCCGATCTCCCCTTCTATCTCCGCCCTCTCACCAGTCTCACCAGGCAGGTTGTGCACAGTGTGCTCCTCCATCACTCCGGTGAGGATGTCGCCGTCAtgcactggaggagctgggcTGTAATCGAGGAAGGGGTGCTTAGTGAGGTCACCCTGCCAGGAGCGAGTGGGATctgcttgttgtgtgttgtaGTCAAGGGTGTCGGAGTATGAGGGGGAGTCTGAGGGCTTTAAATGGTCAGGGGAAGGAGCAGCTGTGGAAATGAATCCAGGCCAcacctcctccactccctcttGTTCAGGTTCTGTGGTGGGAGACTCATGCTCCTCAGGTGAGCTGGTGTAAGGGACAGGTCTACGAATTTCCACCTCATTGGGTCGGTCTGTTGTCCTGGCAAGtgtccccctctctctatcttcTGGTCCCACCCTTTCTGTTGTGGAGTCactcttctctgtctcctctggaACGACAGGGTATCCGTCTAGCCAGGTTTGATCTGTGGTGGtctttcctcctgctccctTTTGAGTGCCGTTCTTACGCTCTTCTGTTGCTATAGAAAAGATTACATGCTGATGACCATCGCCGTCATCTTCATGGCTATCGTGATCATCATAGCTGTCATGGTCATCGGGGTCATGATCATCGTGATCAGTGTAGCGGTCGTTGCCATCCTCTTCCATGTCATAATGGTCCTCACCATCAACATGGTCGTCAGGGTCTGGATGTTCCTTAGAGGCTTCAGGATGCTCTCGATCGTCATGATCGTCAGTCACGTCCTCATGATCCTCATAGCTCTCGTGTTCGTCGTAAGTATCATCTCGATCATCGTACTCTTGGCTGCCGTAGCGAACCCGATCATCTTCATGTTCGCCCATGTCATAATGGTCTTCATGATCGTCGCCGTGTTTTTCGTGGCGGTCCCGTCGATCAAGATCATCACGCTGAGCTGGAATGTAATGTGTCACATGATCATCGTGATCATCTTCATCCTGGTGACTGTTGAGGTCATCTCGATCATCATGGCGGCTGTTTTCATGGACGTCATGGTGGCTGTCGTCATGATCATCTCGGGCATCTGTATCATGATCATCGTAGCTTTCTCGCTCGTGGTCATCATCATGGTCGCCAGCATCACTAGTGTGTGGTGGGTGGTGCCTCTCTTGGCTCTCAtgttctctgctctcctctgattgAGCGCCTGAGGCTCTCTGTGTAGTCTGTGTGATGGGATTGGTGGAGACAGGATGTCCCTCCTCCTGAAAGGCCTCAGAAGGGAACCAGAACATGTGTTTctgggagagaagagagacagatgcTTCTGTGGCCGGAGCTGCATCTATCCTAAccacttctctcctctcctgctcccacCTCGGATGGCCTATAAAGTCTTCAATAgccctttctctgtctttttcccctccttctATAGCACCTTCAAATTTTCTACCAATcacctttcctcctccttctccatgCTGGTCTTGATGCTCCTCCTCTACTTCAACACCAAAGCTTGTCTCTTGCTGCTCTTGACTCAGatcagctcctgcagctccatgCACCTCCTCGTACACTTCGCCATGAGCCTCCTGTGGTCTCTCACTGGGATGCTCTTCCTCTCCGTAGGAATCTGTGAACTTGTCCTCGTAGTCAACATGACTTTCAGTCTCATCTGAGGAAACACGACGAGGAAACATATGCTCGATCAGCTTACAAAGTCACATCAGATCTCTACATTCATGATCATACAGCTCAGCTCAAAAAATATAAGTATATTAACACTTCAGAGATTACTTTCATTTTATGACTGACAATGTGGGAGTAATTTAGACTTTTGAATAAGGACCCCTTAAAGAAATAGGAATAGAAACTTTGAGAGatgtgcttatttgctttcttgccaagagtcaGATGAGATCATCAATACAGTATTCAGTATATcactagaaaataaaaatctagcATGAAGTGAGACGAAGGTAAATATAattttgtataaaataaatatatttttcctttgTTATCTCTTTAAATCATCATGTGACCACTCAGATTTATCTTGGAACAGTTTGGGAACCACCGCTTTAGAGCACAAACATGACTCCGTCTCTGTTAGTGTGGACACAGGCCTGGCATTTTGTCTACATAAACTCTTTCTTCTTCGGCTATGAACTGGCCACACTATGGCATGTCACGCTGATGTGTCATAGCAGCCATTTTCCTACCAACTCACAACTAAGACTCTGTTTCCCAAAATCCAGAAATCAAGCAGCGGTCATCTAACAACACTGGGAGATAACAAGCAAGGAAGTGAGGAGGTTGACCTCAGTGCGGTTTCCTGTCTAGGTCAAAACTCATAACTTTGAAGAGGATGATCAAAACGGggcctttttctttctgcctaTTGCCATTTCTGCCCTGCTCTCCAAGATAAACAGTTTTAACACCTTCTGACCTTTGACACAAATCTGCACCAGTCCATACCACTCTCCACAGCTGTCGCACAGCAGGCTGAAGGCACTGTGTCCACTGGGCATCAAATAACCTGGCATACAGGTGTACAGCAACTCATCACCCATCTCAAACCCAGTGTGACCCTGCAGACGGGCATTGGGAAAGGATGGAGGGTCTCCACACGGCACACCTGTCAATAAGCACAGAGAtgcatttaatgtaaaaaaagaaaagaaaaagaaaaaggcacaaGACACAGTCTACATACAAAGTGGGAAGTGACTGTACTGAATTCTTAGATAAAGATGATGCTATCCCTATTCAATATTACACAGGCTGGTTAATGAAACAtgattcattattatcatcCAGCTTTACAGCATCACCATCCCATCTGTAAACAGAAAGCGATAAGAACAACTCAAGGGACAGGAAGCAATGGGGTTTTGGGAAAATGTGGATGTAATTTCGACAAACAAAGCCACTAACAATGCCACTGGGATGAGATAAGGGCTATGTATTGTGCTGACTCTTGTCTAATTTTTTATGGTAATTACACTAAGGAAACACACTCTACGTTATCTTATTTATGCTtccaaataaacacattttaataatacattcagctgttgatttattttaacattaaacaatGAACATTGGAAGTTTCTTTCTATAATGAAGGTTGCGTATATTTAAAGTAAACTACTTAGCTTACCGAAGCATTACTTTAAACAATAGACAAAACCAGTATATTTGCTGGTTTTAGTCAATTTAGTACAAATCATTATCATTTACATTACTCCTAACCATTTTGGTGCATCAAAGTATGCACTGTGACTGATTATAGCTACCACATGTAAAGTTTGGTTTCATCATTTTGcgtaaaaacagttcctataaagcacaaaaacacactaaaaGACCATAGAactatgtgtttttgtttgcttatagaaaatggaattaaaatagcaaaaatacATTGGAATGGCCCTTCAAACCAACTTTAAGTCAACAgaattaactttatttactgtaacataaaAGTTGTGTGTTGCCCTGATAATGGAGGCTAGCATACATCCACACTTCCGATCGTAACTATCGTAACTATAACCATAGCTACACAaccacagctgcagccacaaCCACAACCCTGACTGTGAAGCTATGTCATTGCTTTCCCCTGTGTTAAGTGGATCTGTACAGTTCATTTTTCCCACAGCAGAGTGCTCGTTCCAGCCTCGGGGTGTGTGGTATATAAACAGCCACAGTAGCTCTACTGTTTATGAGGAAGGGATAGAGATCTCTTCTGGGTGGCGTCCAATAATAGTCGGATCCAAAACTAACCACTGACTGGCCCCCTCCCCTGTCAGATCCATGCCAGTGGAATAGGTGTGTGGAATGTAGCTTCAGCTCCATCGGGGCTTTAAGTACATTCATGGATCACATCACACACTTACATATTCGTGAGAAGGCTGATAGATTGGTACATGATGACAGATATGAGTAAAAACATAGACGTAGTaagcacaaacactcacacacacacacagacacacacacacacacatttgcaggATGGAGTGTTGAAAGTAGAGGTGTAGATGGAAGGAACGCAGGAACACAGCCTCTTTCACACCTCAGTAAATATCTCAGGAAGGAGAActgcacacagatacacacacagtgtacacacaaaGCTCGTCCATTCATATCCCGATCGCCACTCACAGCTTAATGTACGCATTTAGAAATCCTGACTGcatacatctgtgtttgtgtctttactgACCTTTGTCTTTGATACAGAAGGCATCCAGGTGTGCAGTGTCCTCTGTAGTATTTTCTGCTCTCACATCCACTGCTTTCAGTGCACTGCCCGCACTATTACACACCGTGGTTCTAGAAATCagtagatacacacacaggcagacagtaAGAAACACACCCAATAGTTTCAACAAGATACGAGAGCAGATGGCTTACAGTGAAGCACTTAAGCACCCATAAGGGACTTCAGCATTGAGGGTGGTCATAATTAAAcccagtgtgtttatttgtaacacaccctcacacatacacagaaacacgcTCCCTAAGCTTCACATCTTGTACACACCCCGTGGTGGAAGTTAACTAGAACATTTACTCTAGTACTgttaagtacagttttgagtTACTTTATTATTTCCCCCTCCTTCTACTCCACAATATTTCAGAGGACAGTATAGTgatttttactccactatattcATTTGTCAGCTCTAGTTACTAGTTTCTTTTCAGGTTGAGATTTAACTGAAAAAGATACAATGCGTTCTTAAatattaaaccagtggttcccaacctttttgagGTTTCTGGCCTCTCAGAAATAAGCAGTGTCTAGTTGGGTCCCCTTCCCCTTCATTTAAATAGCTGTTGGAGGCCTAAAGAGGTAACATAATATTTAtacaatatttaacaaaaagcaaagattagagaatTACAAATTTGTATAGCAgaccatcattttttttcatctttctacCCTCATTAATCATCCAACCAcgcctcagatttatcttgtgaccctttggaggaGGGTCCAAAGGGTCACAAGGTTGGATTGGGAACCCCTGGACTAACAGTACAGTTCaaactagctccaccttgatcagctacaacagtaaaatgctgcttaaacACTGAGGCATAGCTATCAACAATCTACCAATGTAATCAGTCAGAGAGGCATTTGTGCAGAACAAGTACTTTTAGTTGTGAAGTACATTTTCTTGCTTAAGTAGAATTGTTAATGCAGGATTGTGAGCACATGTTACGTCACTGTAGTAGTACTTTTACTGAATTAAAGAtctgatctgtttttttccaccacatATTCCACCACTGATGAACCCGACACGAGAGAGATTTCTGCTGAACGGTATCACGTGTACAACCGCAGCTCTGGTTTATATGTGTAAATGCGTAACATGAcgacatatatactgtattaagGACTTGCTGCTGCCTCAGTTACCATCAGATTTGTTGCTTATTCAAATATAATTACAGCATGACATCAGAGTCCAGGAACACACATAATGGCTCAGACATGCTGCAGTATCAGCAGATGTAGCCTGTGGCATAATGTTATCACACTATGGCACATTAGGGATAGATGTTCCCATGTACAGCCAGCTCCATATAGAACAATCAAAACATCGGGGACTTAATATAACACGTATTCCACATGGACCAAATGAATAATGTGGTCGATCCACAACGCCCAGAAGCTGCAATGGCTAAAAATGCTGAGTAAATAGTCTATTTTTGTTGCCTCGTTATTACCAAGGTTTATAGCATCATTAGACCATTTATCATCCAAAAGCACCAGATAAGACTGACTCAAACTTCCCAGGCCAATCAAATCACATTCCCATAGCAGCTCCCAGCAACACTCAACCCCATGTGGAAAGAAAATTTGAAGCAAAGTTGCACTGAgctcaaaaatgtcattaaaagtcaaattGCACTTTTCATTAATAACAGGTTTGACCGGTAAAATTATTCATCAGGCATCATTAAATGAAAAGGGTATCGGCCCAGACTTGTATATCTGTGTGAGTCTATGTgagcctgcgtgtgtgtgtgcgcgtgtgtgcgtcCGCGCTAACTTGTATAACTGAGTTAATCAAAGCATCAGTAATTGGAAAGAATTTGACTGGCAGTGCAGTGAGACTGTGAGAAGAGAGCGGTGTGAGTCATACTGCATGCTTGTGCCACGCTAACTTCTGCTTATAAGGACAAaagtctgagagagagaaacgagaagtaagacagaaaaaaaccaagaaaacactcaaacagagacaaaaatcacaaagactgttttcacattaaactaTAGCTCATGCAGgcatctgtgagtgtgtatgtgtgtttaagtgtgtgtgtgtgtacggcgacagagagagagagacagacagacagtgagacggGGAACAGTAAAAAGATTGACCTCTACCAGAGGCAGTGTACACTTGAGTTGAACATTTCTCAAAACGCTCACCTTACATGACATAACTACAGGAAAACCccaaggatgtgtgtgtttgtatgagtgtaGATTCAGTCTGTTGGTATTATTGGGTTTGGTTACCACGGCAGCAGATCTATGATTGACAGGTAAGACGAAGATGTTAAGACAGGAGAGTCGATCTGAGAAGAAGTTGTTATGCAACAGACCCAAAAATTATGTCAATGCAACACTGTAGACTATACGTCAACTGGCACTCACACCACAGCATAACCTTCTGGAAAGCTGTCAACACGGCACAAATGTAACCACAGAAATGGACTGTGCGCTCCCTACTCACACCCCAGCCTCCAAA includes:
- the susd5 gene encoding sushi domain-containing protein 5 gives rise to the protein MLDRGNPTSLSLVFGCLACLVVTSVVNADGRVFVLDRRNSSDLQGFRDAERACASQHARLASAEELRHAVVECFFSSCTRGWLYGGTVGTTVCNSAGSALKAVDVRAENTTEDTAHLDAFCIKDKGVPCGDPPSFPNARLQGHTGFEMGDELLYTCMPGYLMPSGHSAFSLLCDSCGEWYGLVQICVKDETESHVDYEDKFTDSYGEEEHPSERPQEAHGEVYEEVHGAAGADLSQEQQETSFGVEVEEEHQDQHGEGGGKVIGRKFEGAIEGGEKDRERAIEDFIGHPRWEQERREVVRIDAAPATEASVSLLSQKHMFWFPSEAFQEEGHPVSTNPITQTTQRASGAQSEESREHESQERHHPPHTSDAGDHDDDHERESYDDHDTDARDDHDDSHHDVHENSRHDDRDDLNSHQDEDDHDDHVTHYIPAQRDDLDRRDRHEKHGDDHEDHYDMGEHEDDRVRYGSQEYDDRDDTYDEHESYEDHEDVTDDHDDREHPEASKEHPDPDDHVDGEDHYDMEEDGNDRYTDHDDHDPDDHDSYDDHDSHEDDGDGHQHVIFSIATEERKNGTQKGAGGKTTTDQTWLDGYPVVPEETEKSDSTTERVGPEDRERGTLARTTDRPNEVEIRRPVPYTSSPEEHESPTTEPEQEGVEEVWPGFISTAAPSPDHLKPSDSPSYSDTLDYNTQQADPTRSWQGDLTKHPFLDYSPAPPVHDGDILTGVMEEHTVHNLPGETGERAEIEGEIGETICTGDDCPPRPPSSSGHGPTVAAIIVAVCVVAAAIIIGVWCYRRQQQKSSVYEMNGKGQSQTRQGQQIEMQQKV